In Candidatus Desulfofervidus auxilii, the following proteins share a genomic window:
- a CDS encoding prepilin-type N-terminal cleavage/methylation domain-containing protein has protein sequence MRFNKGFTLLELLLAMSLSTLVILTLALALRFSLGMWWKGIGGQEEEIDFFKITHLLEKQLKYISTFKIFHTRGLFIGEEDKFCFVTNYSLLTANKAAPVLVKYELENGKIFYREIPFTYAEKIETSLKALDSTKPIKLKIPLTWHCVYYEGGDAKNNWPKEKNNLPEAIEIEANLKGKIYKFLFPLR, from the coding sequence ATGCGCTTTAATAAAGGATTTACACTATTAGAATTGCTTTTAGCTATGTCCCTTTCTACTCTTGTAATTCTTACTTTAGCTTTAGCTTTAAGGTTTTCTCTTGGAATGTGGTGGAAAGGAATAGGAGGTCAAGAAGAAGAGATTGATTTTTTTAAAATCACACATCTTTTGGAAAAACAATTAAAATATATTTCAACTTTTAAAATTTTTCATACTCGTGGGCTTTTTATAGGAGAAGAAGATAAATTTTGTTTTGTCACTAACTATTCATTGCTTACAGCTAATAAGGCTGCTCCTGTATTAGTTAAATATGAACTAGAAAATGGGAAGATTTTTTATCGTGAGATTCCATTTACTTATGCAGAAAAAATAGAAACATCTTTAAAAGCATTAGATAGTACTAAACCAATTAAATTAAAAATTCCTCTTACTTGGCATTGTGTTTATTATGAAGGTGGGGATGCGAAAAATAATTGGCCAAAGGAAAAGAATAATTTGCCTGAAGCAATAGAGATTGAAGCTAATTTAAAAGGAAAAATATATAAATTTTTATTTCCTTTAAGATGA
- a CDS encoding PilN domain-containing protein, with product MNTINPKRPKNLIVFFENKGRLEMAILKRRWYKWMLYQFQTYEENNPEIRGIERKKTAVLWLLTRDKYQMHQVSYPKGVGEDLLKVIHYDLEEIFPTGEETFFILGEAFEAEDRFILPVFYQTKLQYQTLIKGFEGFLQISAVPLAFFYPYLIQKSTCVILFPLNGNSYEASIYINGVLRDVFIVERENIAYFKSYLEILNIKEVFFLGNSTNDLLKEFKIKKINLKEKVLENFLPYLINKTEIYGWPQGVRLKMDKFILAYVSIVIIIIFYLLYPVFLHLEKKHLNQKLTIISQEVKQLQRKWEPIEKVEKEIETLKSLYNKLDALKGKVVSPLEVLKILTEITPNDTWISYFKLKEKELIIRGESASVVSYMEMLTQVPAFEEVKLVSPVRKNPRSHQERFHIRIKLK from the coding sequence ATGAATACTATAAATCCTAAACGTCCTAAAAATCTTATTGTTTTTTTTGAAAATAAGGGCCGATTAGAGATGGCTATCTTAAAAAGACGTTGGTATAAGTGGATGCTTTATCAATTTCAAACTTATGAGGAAAATAACCCTGAAATAAGGGGAATTGAAAGAAAAAAAACTGCAGTTCTTTGGCTGCTTACAAGAGATAAATACCAAATGCATCAAGTATCTTATCCAAAAGGTGTAGGAGAAGATTTATTAAAAGTTATCCATTATGATTTAGAAGAAATTTTTCCAACAGGAGAAGAAACTTTTTTTATATTAGGTGAAGCTTTTGAAGCAGAAGATAGATTTATTTTACCTGTTTTTTATCAAACAAAACTTCAATATCAGACTTTAATAAAGGGATTTGAAGGTTTTTTACAAATAAGTGCTGTACCTTTAGCTTTTTTTTATCCATATTTAATACAAAAATCAACTTGTGTTATTCTTTTCCCATTAAATGGAAATAGTTATGAAGCATCTATTTATATAAATGGTGTACTTCGGGATGTTTTTATTGTAGAGAGAGAAAATATTGCATATTTCAAGAGTTATTTGGAAATTTTAAATATAAAAGAGGTCTTTTTTCTTGGTAATTCTACTAATGATTTATTAAAAGAATTTAAGATTAAAAAAATCAATTTGAAAGAAAAAGTTTTAGAAAATTTTCTTCCATATTTAATAAACAAGACAGAAATCTATGGTTGGCCACAAGGTGTACGATTAAAAATGGATAAATTTATTCTAGCTTATGTTTCAATAGTTATTATTATTATTTTCTATCTTTTATACCCTGTTTTTTTACATTTAGAAAAAAAACATTTAAATCAAAAACTAACAATTATTTCTCAAGAAGTAAAACAACTGCAAAGAAAGTGGGAGCCTATTGAAAAAGTAGAAAAGGAAATTGAAACACTCAAGTCTTTATATAATAAATTAGATGCTTTAAAAGGGAAAGTGGTTTCTCCCCTAGAAGTTTTAAAAATATTAACAGAAATTACGCCTAATGATACTTGGATTTCATATTTTAAGTTAAAAGAAAAAGAGCTTATTATTAGAGGTGAATCAGCATCAGTGGTGAGTTATATGGAGATGCTTACACAAGTGCCTGCTTTTGAAGAAGTAAAGCTTGTTTCACCTGTGCGAAAGAATCCAAGGAGTCATCAAGAAAGATTTCATATTCGTATAAAGTTGAAATGA
- the gspD gene encoding type II secretion system secretin GspD yields the protein MYKIILWLIIVVLSVNVYAQTEVQLVPQHVSKPSVSKNSQKIIKKFKKIGNPSPNLKQKNKQSRKIELNFEQAPLSEVLRTIMGEYLKKSYIIEPGLNPGLSLYVQGEYTNGALLTLLCQALRLYGIELIEKNNVFLVVRKEKASQLGLPITKQAIPKKEGIVILIYRLSYIEPKIALNTIKPFLSQKAPIIVNPAISGLILADEKENIKTILQILQTIDSFLLGNIYIETIPLKHIDANIIAENIKTIFNDLSILKNNPKIKESIVIIPLEKTNYLLVAALTQELLNEVKRWIKILDSIEVTQEERIYVRFIKNAQAKDIADILNQLYETGVRPESKKKKIVEAKVPLMKGEISGVLTGRVKIIADEVNNALVILANPQDYQTIEKAIKQLDILPRQVLIDVVVAEVTLKGEITYGVEWYLKNRGIETGRISAIQDFGYTFNPEAALGEAAQKGLSIYYATLSQSITSLLTALSTKTKVRILSSPTVLATDQQEAEITVGGKVPTLTQTLTTVEAAGQIVQSVQYQTYGIILKVTPRISSGGLVRLDVTQEYTDVSRETYAGLTTPAFIERSVKTKLVAKDGQTVVIGGLIQTKVNKVKKGIPLLKDIPLIGFLFGSWEKTEERTELIVAITPHVVPEKPKMTIGQEFLNKIKHLKDVLEKGSY from the coding sequence ATGTACAAAATTATATTATGGTTAATTATAGTTGTTTTAAGTGTTAATGTGTATGCACAAACAGAAGTGCAATTAGTTCCTCAACATGTTTCAAAACCATCTGTTTCTAAAAATTCCCAAAAAATAATTAAAAAATTTAAGAAAATAGGTAACCCATCTCCAAATTTAAAACAAAAAAATAAACAATCTCGTAAGATTGAATTAAACTTTGAACAAGCACCTCTTAGTGAAGTATTACGAACAATTATGGGTGAATATTTAAAAAAGAGCTATATTATTGAACCTGGATTAAATCCTGGTTTAAGTTTGTATGTCCAAGGTGAATATACAAATGGAGCATTACTTACATTGCTTTGTCAAGCTTTAAGACTATATGGGATTGAGCTTATAGAAAAAAATAATGTTTTTTTGGTAGTACGTAAAGAAAAGGCATCTCAATTAGGTTTACCAATTACCAAACAAGCAATACCCAAAAAAGAAGGCATAGTAATACTTATTTATCGACTTTCATATATAGAGCCAAAAATTGCTTTAAATACAATTAAGCCATTCTTATCTCAAAAAGCTCCAATTATTGTTAATCCTGCCATTTCAGGACTTATATTAGCAGATGAAAAAGAAAATATAAAAACAATATTACAGATTCTTCAAACAATTGATAGTTTTCTTTTAGGTAACATTTATATAGAAACTATCCCTTTGAAACATATAGATGCTAATATTATTGCAGAGAATATAAAAACCATATTTAATGATTTAAGTATCCTAAAAAATAATCCAAAAATTAAAGAAAGCATTGTTATTATTCCTCTAGAAAAAACAAACTATCTTTTAGTAGCAGCCCTTACACAAGAATTGCTTAATGAAGTAAAACGATGGATAAAGATTCTTGACAGTATTGAAGTGACTCAAGAAGAAAGAATTTATGTACGTTTTATAAAAAACGCACAGGCAAAAGATATTGCTGACATACTAAATCAACTTTATGAAACTGGTGTGAGACCAGAATCTAAAAAGAAAAAAATTGTAGAAGCTAAGGTTCCTTTAATGAAAGGTGAAATAAGTGGTGTTTTAACAGGTAGAGTAAAGATTATTGCTGATGAAGTTAATAATGCTTTAGTTATTCTTGCTAATCCTCAGGATTATCAAACTATTGAAAAGGCAATAAAACAATTAGATATTTTGCCAAGACAGGTTTTGATTGATGTAGTGGTGGCTGAAGTAACACTTAAAGGAGAAATAACTTATGGAGTTGAATGGTATTTAAAGAATCGCGGGATTGAAACAGGTCGCATCAGCGCTATACAAGATTTTGGTTATACTTTTAATCCAGAAGCTGCTTTAGGAGAGGCAGCACAAAAAGGGCTTTCCATTTATTATGCTACCCTTTCTCAAAGTATAACATCGTTACTTACTGCCCTTTCTACAAAAACAAAGGTAAGGATTCTTTCTTCTCCTACTGTATTAGCTACTGATCAACAGGAAGCAGAAATTACAGTAGGTGGAAAGGTACCTACTTTAACACAGACACTAACAACAGTTGAAGCAGCTGGTCAGATTGTTCAAAGTGTACAATATCAGACTTATGGAATTATATTAAAAGTCACACCAAGAATAAGCTCTGGTGGTCTTGTTCGACTTGATGTTACACAGGAATATACTGATGTATCTAGAGAAACATATGCTGGTCTTACTACACCTGCATTTATAGAGAGGTCAGTAAAGACAAAACTTGTTGCCAAGGATGGTCAGACAGTAGTAATTGGCGGTCTTATTCAGACAAAGGTAAATAAAGTAAAAAAAGGTATTCCGCTGTTAAAAGATATCCCTTTAATTGGTTTTCTCTTTGGTTCTTGGGAAAAAACAGAAGAAAGGACTGAATTAATTGTTGCTATTACTCCTCATGTAGTACCAGAAAAACCAAAAATGACTATTGGTCAAGAATTTTTAAATAAAATAAAACACTTAAAAGATGTATTAGAAAAAGGTTCTTATTAA
- a CDS encoding type II secretion system F family protein: MATFKYQARTISGQLVKGFIEAKEEKEAIRRLKERQLIPVKIYIAKRKKIRISSQKIIDFTIDLKDLLEGGLSLDRALEMLMNSAEKLEIKHLIADLLESVKAGKSFSEALSQHHSVFGRFYIQMIRVGEMTGSLTQVLKLIGDYLEARQKLKENLISVAIYPSILLTIGIISIFILLGYVVPRFSQIFSELHQEVPIFMKFLLKLGYFLNHYGWIFPFILILLFFISKRLTNHPHSRYRIHEMLLKVPYLREIIIKIELIKFTRTMGILLHAGVDILEAIEIAKDVMTNEILKKNITQLKQEVRSGKNISLYFKKEIFPPKMSTILAVSEETGDLGGGFLNVNKSLENEMQRFLKRGLSLIEPTVIVIMGIIIGLIIFSMFSAILGINEIKF; this comes from the coding sequence GGCTACCTTTAAATATCAAGCGAGGACCATTTCTGGTCAATTAGTTAAAGGTTTCATTGAAGCAAAAGAAGAAAAGGAAGCAATTCGCCGTTTAAAAGAACGTCAGCTTATTCCAGTAAAAATTTACATTGCTAAGAGAAAAAAAATACGCATTAGTTCACAAAAGATTATTGATTTTACGATAGATTTAAAAGATTTACTTGAGGGTGGTCTTTCTCTTGATCGAGCATTGGAAATGCTTATGAATTCAGCAGAAAAGCTTGAAATAAAACATCTTATTGCTGATTTGCTTGAGTCAGTAAAGGCAGGAAAAAGTTTTTCTGAGGCTTTAAGCCAACATCATTCAGTATTTGGTCGCTTCTATATTCAAATGATAAGAGTAGGAGAAATGACAGGAAGTTTAACACAAGTGCTAAAATTAATAGGAGATTATTTAGAAGCACGCCAAAAACTTAAAGAAAATTTGATTTCAGTAGCTATTTATCCATCCATTTTACTTACAATTGGTATTATCTCGATTTTTATCTTATTAGGCTATGTTGTACCACGCTTTTCTCAAATTTTTTCTGAATTGCATCAAGAAGTTCCTATATTTATGAAATTTCTTTTAAAATTAGGTTATTTCTTAAATCATTATGGTTGGATTTTCCCTTTTATTCTTATCCTCCTTTTTTTTATTTCAAAACGTTTGACTAATCATCCACACAGTCGTTATCGGATTCATGAGATGTTGTTAAAAGTGCCATATTTAAGAGAAATTATAATAAAAATTGAATTGATAAAATTTACAAGAACAATGGGGATACTACTTCATGCAGGTGTAGATATTTTAGAAGCAATTGAAATAGCAAAAGATGTAATGACAAATGAGATTTTGAAAAAAAACATTACTCAGTTGAAACAAGAAGTAAGAAGTGGGAAAAATATAAGCTTATATTTTAAAAAAGAAATATTTCCACCTAAAATGAGCACAATTTTAGCAGTATCTGAAGAAACTGGGGATCTAGGTGGAGGATTTCTTAATGTAAATAAAAGTTTAGAAAATGAGATGCAGCGTTTTCTTAAAAGAGGATTAAGTTTAATAGAACCAACAGTTATTGTAATTATGGGTATTATAATTGGATTGATTATTTTTAGCATGTTTTCTGCTATCTTAGGGATAAATGAAATCAAATTTTAA
- a CDS encoding GspMb/PilO family protein yields the protein MNQLKKQLKIKEKKYLLIIALFVLVILVVFHLIYVAPLSSEVKNLKNEIERKNLLVEKYKTKIKLYQKKLPKLKRELEALKKEEIWLKPQESYKLAASLEQLLKSLVEQGKLEIINYQILPEKKREGFKEIKIRFEIRTHIQGLTEILSKIEKVKGIYVSELSITKFGYRQKFDLRVRLVCTKLYYG from the coding sequence ATGAATCAATTGAAAAAACAGTTAAAAATAAAGGAAAAAAAGTATTTATTGATTATTGCACTTTTTGTCTTAGTCATTTTAGTTGTTTTTCACCTTATATATGTAGCTCCATTAAGCAGTGAAGTTAAAAATTTAAAAAATGAAATAGAAAGAAAAAATTTATTAGTTGAAAAATATAAAACAAAAATTAAATTATACCAGAAAAAACTTCCAAAGCTTAAAAGAGAACTTGAAGCATTAAAAAAAGAGGAAATTTGGCTAAAGCCGCAAGAGTCTTATAAGCTTGCTGCCTCTCTTGAACAGCTTTTAAAATCGTTGGTTGAGCAAGGTAAACTAGAAATAATAAATTATCAAATTTTGCCTGAGAAAAAAAGAGAAGGTTTTAAAGAAATAAAAATTCGCTTTGAAATAAGAACTCATATTCAAGGATTAACTGAAATACTTTCTAAAATAGAAAAGGTAAAGGGTATTTATGTAAGTGAACTTAGTATTACAAAATTTGGGTATAGACAAAAATTTGATTTAAGGGTGAGATTAGTATGTACAAAATTATATTATGGTTAA
- a CDS encoding prepilin-type N-terminal cleavage/methylation domain-containing protein — protein sequence MKSNFKGFTLIEILVVTFIISLLFTFTLPHFSSIVLKLEQKKFLHQFVHTISLAATNAISFNKPIYFFIDGHNRTYGLSEKVYSIPENVEIYASGLKEITPGLYYIYFYPDGTANQAEIEIIYGRKKYIININPLTSAIRWKEVG from the coding sequence ATGAAATCAAATTTTAAAGGATTTACTCTAATTGAAATATTAGTAGTAACTTTTATCATTTCTTTGCTTTTTACATTTACTTTACCTCACTTTTCTAGTATTGTTTTAAAATTGGAACAGAAAAAATTTTTACATCAATTTGTACATACTATTTCATTAGCAGCTACTAATGCAATTTCTTTTAATAAACCAATTTATTTTTTTATTGATGGTCACAATCGCACATATGGTCTTTCAGAAAAAGTTTATTCTATCCCTGAAAATGTTGAAATTTATGCTAGTGGTTTAAAAGAAATTACTCCTGGTCTCTATTATATTTATTTTTATCCTGATGGTACTGCTAATCAGGCAGAAATAGAAATTATTTATGGTAGAAAAAAGTATATTATTAATATCAATCCTTTAACATCTGCTATTAGATGGAAAGAAGTAGGATGA
- a CDS encoding prepilin-type N-terminal cleavage/methylation domain-containing protein: MKKGFTLIEVVVAVFIMATVLAVLMGVIGQNLRLLDRALKALKEIYVLEQIAIQFQGKKLEEGESTGKWGNINYKVNIQRIEEYEDFLLYKVCVKVNKRSLCFLEANAL; this comes from the coding sequence ATGAAAAAAGGCTTTACCCTTATAGAAGTAGTAGTAGCGGTTTTTATTATGGCTACTGTTTTAGCAGTACTTATGGGTGTAATAGGACAGAATTTGCGACTTTTAGATAGGGCTTTAAAAGCATTAAAAGAAATTTATGTTTTGGAACAAATTGCTATTCAATTTCAAGGAAAAAAGTTAGAAGAAGGAGAAAGTACAGGAAAGTGGGGAAATATAAATTATAAAGTAAATATTCAACGAATAGAAGAATATGAAGATTTTTTACTTTATAAAGTTTGTGTAAAAGTAAATAAAAGAAGTCTTTGTTTTCTTGAAGCAAATGCGCTTTAA
- a CDS encoding general secretion pathway protein GspK, whose translation MKKQKGSILIFLLWVIAFLSFIVMEFGREVHLKAKTASRILEAKKDYFTAYSLIQEAIVRLSLPEDDERRILPNGQEIELSFDNQRAKIRVEDEEEKININLVDAETLFSFLTEKIGFPSEKAEELVDCILDYRDADNVPRPYGAEEDYYLSLSPPYKPANSAFKTLEELLFVKGITPEIFWSLYNFLTVYGKNVKYPKKEEKEPIMVKGHYYRFVCEIKNHFFVIITYYLGHGRHRIVYRNEYYKS comes from the coding sequence ATGAAAAAACAAAAAGGTTCAATTCTTATTTTTCTTCTCTGGGTTATTGCTTTTCTTTCTTTTATTGTGATGGAATTTGGACGTGAAGTACATCTAAAGGCAAAAACAGCTAGTCGTATATTGGAAGCAAAAAAAGATTATTTTACTGCATACAGTCTTATACAAGAAGCAATAGTTAGATTATCCTTACCAGAAGATGATGAAAGAAGAATCTTGCCTAATGGTCAGGAAATTGAGCTTTCATTTGATAATCAAAGGGCAAAGATTAGAGTTGAAGATGAAGAAGAAAAAATAAATATTAATCTTGTTGATGCTGAAACACTTTTTTCTTTTCTTACAGAAAAAATTGGATTTCCTTCTGAAAAAGCAGAAGAATTAGTTGATTGTATATTAGATTATCGAGATGCTGATAATGTCCCACGCCCTTATGGTGCTGAAGAGGATTATTATCTTTCTCTTTCTCCACCATATAAACCTGCCAATTCAGCTTTTAAAACCTTAGAAGAATTGCTTTTTGTAAAGGGTATTACACCAGAAATTTTTTGGAGTCTTTACAATTTTTTGACAGTTTATGGAAAAAATGTTAAGTATCCTAAGAAAGAGGAAAAGGAACCTATTATGGTAAAGGGTCATTATTATCGATTTGTCTGTGAGATAAAAAACCACTTTTTTGTAATTATTACTTATTACTTAGGGCATGGTCGGCATCGGATAGTTTATCGCAATGAATACTATAAATCCTAA